One genomic window of Terriglobales bacterium includes the following:
- a CDS encoding tetratricopeptide repeat protein, which produces MIRGFLFAALVALAHSISLAELKPISEQEFQKLLRKAENGSLNAQAEVARAYAVGRTGSINYEEAARWFRKAADQGDPDSQTNLAVFYLTGRGVEHSDTEAFRWLQRAASSSYPLALHDLGILYSNGWGVAKDPTHGFELLLRAATAGVDISQVDVGLAYLNGNAVAANPQLGIKWLKRAVKHDLASAHFILGIAYENGEGVETDYKKAAEHYRKAADQGVAAAQNNLGRLYLQGRGVALDRSAAFHLFSQSAEQGNGESYLNLALCHLTGCSGVIDPVEAYSWYLRAQQSGFPTPELFQKRFSIIGQELTQDQLQVAQTGSSQWVAQHPAVDPRSPLQVNHAPAPTLMAREPRTFQNDEVLKTLWQRTQYTPPPLSHTRDSVR; this is translated from the coding sequence GTGATTCGAGGGTTCCTATTTGCGGCCTTAGTCGCACTGGCCCATTCGATTTCTTTGGCGGAGTTGAAGCCGATTAGCGAACAGGAATTCCAAAAGTTGCTGCGCAAAGCCGAGAACGGTTCTTTAAATGCTCAAGCTGAGGTAGCAAGAGCATACGCAGTGGGTCGAACCGGGAGCATCAACTACGAAGAGGCGGCGCGCTGGTTCAGAAAGGCCGCAGATCAGGGCGACCCTGATTCGCAGACGAACCTCGCGGTCTTTTATCTGACAGGCCGTGGAGTCGAGCACAGTGACACCGAAGCATTTCGCTGGCTGCAGCGGGCCGCATCGTCCAGCTACCCGCTCGCGCTTCACGATCTCGGCATTCTTTACAGCAATGGATGGGGAGTCGCAAAAGATCCGACGCACGGCTTCGAACTGCTGCTGCGTGCGGCCACAGCCGGGGTCGATATCTCGCAGGTGGACGTCGGACTCGCATACCTGAACGGCAACGCTGTGGCGGCTAATCCACAACTGGGAATCAAATGGCTGAAGCGAGCTGTGAAGCACGACCTTGCTTCGGCACATTTCATTCTGGGCATCGCCTACGAGAATGGTGAGGGCGTCGAGACAGATTACAAGAAGGCTGCTGAGCATTACCGCAAGGCCGCTGATCAGGGAGTTGCAGCGGCGCAAAACAATCTTGGACGCCTTTACCTGCAAGGCAGAGGCGTAGCGCTAGATCGCAGCGCAGCTTTTCATTTGTTTTCACAGTCGGCGGAACAAGGTAATGGAGAAAGCTATCTCAATTTGGCCTTGTGTCACCTTACCGGCTGTTCGGGCGTTATCGACCCTGTGGAGGCGTATTCCTGGTACCTGCGCGCTCAGCAATCGGGTTTTCCCACTCCGGAACTCTTTCAAAAGAGATTTTCGATTATTGGCCAGGAGCTGACGCAGGATCAGCTCCAAGTGGCGCAAACAGGATCTAGTCAGTGGGTCGCGCAGCATCCGGCCGTCGACCCGCGTTCTCCTTTGCAAGTGAACCATGCGCCCGCGCCCACATTGATGGCGAGGGAACCACGGACCTTCCAGAACGACGAGGTGTTAAAGACGTTATGGCAACGAACTCAGTACACACCGCCGCCCCTTTCGCACACTCGAGATTCCGTGCGCTGA
- a CDS encoding cytochrome ubiquinol oxidase subunit I, giving the protein MAVLNRVTQTEQPAAFCVWVHFLREGTRVDAAYFIHRLHFGFLITFHYLFPQLTMGLAPLIVALKTMALRTGNEQYNHAARFWMKIFGINFVLGVVTGIPMEFQFGTNWSRFSQATGGVIGQPLVMEGVFSFFLESAFLGLFLFGEKRLSRFAHWWAGFLVFVGSWLSGFFIITTDAWMQHPVAYTRLPDGSFQVNSFLGLLLNPWAQLQYAHNMSGAVVTGAFVMSAVGAFYLLNRRSEEYGRIFLRVGVIAGFICSVAQVFPTGDLHGRYLAKHQPVTTAAMEGLFRTEKGAPMVLMGQPDVEKQRIDNPLVVNKVLSFLIYGTTEAEVKGLNEFPRKDWPTNIPLLYFAYHIMAGLGTLFIGVMTLAVLLLWRRKLFSTRWLLWVIMLCLPFPYIANTAGWLTAEVGRQPWLVYGLMRTSVGYSANVSAGNGLFTLLGFMGLYAVLAIFFLFLVHREIAHGPGIRPNVEPQPITVAGD; this is encoded by the coding sequence GTGGCAGTTCTCAATCGCGTAACGCAGACTGAACAGCCCGCGGCTTTCTGTGTTTGGGTACACTTCTTACGCGAGGGCACGCGCGTGGACGCCGCTTACTTCATCCATCGGCTTCACTTCGGATTCCTAATCACGTTCCATTATCTCTTCCCACAACTCACGATGGGACTGGCTCCTCTGATCGTCGCTCTGAAAACGATGGCGCTCAGAACGGGCAACGAGCAATACAACCACGCTGCGCGGTTTTGGATGAAGATCTTTGGAATCAATTTCGTCCTTGGCGTCGTGACCGGCATTCCCATGGAGTTCCAGTTTGGGACGAACTGGTCACGCTTTTCTCAGGCGACAGGAGGAGTAATCGGCCAGCCTCTGGTGATGGAGGGAGTGTTCTCCTTCTTTCTCGAATCGGCCTTCCTTGGCTTGTTCCTGTTCGGTGAAAAGCGCCTGAGCCGCTTTGCCCACTGGTGGGCCGGATTCCTTGTCTTCGTCGGCTCATGGCTGTCGGGGTTCTTCATCATCACCACCGACGCCTGGATGCAGCACCCCGTGGCGTATACACGCCTTCCCGACGGTTCCTTTCAGGTAAACAGCTTCCTAGGTCTATTGCTGAATCCCTGGGCGCAGCTGCAATACGCGCACAACATGAGCGGAGCCGTTGTGACCGGCGCATTCGTGATGTCTGCTGTCGGTGCCTTCTATTTACTGAACCGCCGATCGGAGGAATATGGACGCATCTTTCTCCGCGTCGGAGTGATCGCCGGTTTCATTTGCTCGGTCGCGCAGGTGTTCCCGACCGGCGACCTCCACGGCCGCTATCTCGCGAAGCATCAACCCGTCACGACGGCAGCGATGGAAGGATTATTTCGTACCGAGAAAGGTGCGCCTATGGTTCTCATGGGGCAGCCGGATGTAGAGAAGCAGCGTATCGATAATCCGCTGGTCGTCAACAAAGTTCTCAGTTTTCTGATCTACGGCACCACCGAAGCTGAGGTGAAGGGACTGAACGAGTTTCCCCGCAAAGACTGGCCTACGAATATTCCCCTTCTTTACTTCGCGTATCACATCATGGCCGGCTTGGGCACGCTGTTCATCGGTGTGATGACGCTTGCAGTCCTTCTTCTCTGGCGCAGGAAGTTGTTCTCCACGCGCTGGCTCTTGTGGGTGATCATGCTCTGCCTGCCATTCCCCTACATCGCAAACACTGCCGGATGGCTCACTGCTGAAGTTGGACGACAGCCCTGGCTGGTGTACGGGTTAATGCGCACCAGTGTCGGATACTCAGCGAACGTATCTGCAGGAAATGGCTTGTTCACCCTGCTTGGCTTCATGGGCCTGTACGCCGTCCTGGCGATCTTCTTTTTGTTCCTCGTGCATCGTGAAATCGCACATGGCCCGGGAATACGTCCCAATGTGGAACCGCAGCCGATCACAGTGGCAGGAGATTGA
- the cydB gene encoding cytochrome d ubiquinol oxidase subunit II translates to MATVWFVLVAFMLAAYVVLDGFDLGAGILHLFVARTNEERRMVLRAIGPVWDGNEVWLIAGGGTLFFAFPLLYASSFSGFYLPLNMVLWLLILRGIGIEFRMHLDNDVWRDFFDGLFSIGSLLLTIFFGAALGNVIRGVPFQPDHSFFEPLWTNFRPGADPGVLDWYTVLAGAVALIALTVHGANYLALKTEGDLGRRSRAAARSLWPLLAALTIASCIATLLVRPQVTKNYTSHPVGFVIPILVAASLIAMFLAHRGANDRRAFLSSCAYLTFMLVGAAYALYPSVLPSSNRAVDDLTIYNTAAGSYSLTYGVIWWAVGIAIAIGYFVLIYRMFRGKVSLQSGEHGY, encoded by the coding sequence ATGGCAACTGTCTGGTTCGTGCTGGTTGCCTTCATGCTCGCTGCCTATGTGGTGCTCGATGGATTCGATCTTGGAGCCGGCATCCTGCACCTGTTCGTTGCGCGCACCAACGAGGAACGCCGAATGGTGCTGCGCGCCATCGGCCCAGTGTGGGACGGCAACGAAGTCTGGTTGATTGCTGGAGGTGGGACGCTCTTCTTCGCCTTCCCGCTCCTGTACGCCTCCAGCTTCAGTGGCTTTTACCTGCCGCTGAACATGGTGCTCTGGCTGCTGATCCTGCGCGGAATAGGAATCGAGTTCCGCATGCATCTCGACAATGACGTCTGGCGCGACTTCTTTGATGGCCTGTTTTCGATTGGAAGCCTGCTGCTGACCATCTTCTTTGGCGCTGCTCTTGGCAATGTAATTCGCGGAGTTCCCTTCCAGCCGGATCACTCTTTCTTCGAGCCGCTATGGACCAACTTTCGCCCCGGTGCAGATCCCGGCGTGCTCGATTGGTACACAGTGCTGGCTGGAGCTGTCGCGCTCATCGCACTGACCGTCCATGGCGCCAATTATCTCGCGCTCAAAACAGAAGGCGATTTAGGCCGACGCTCACGAGCTGCCGCTCGGAGCTTGTGGCCTTTGCTCGCGGCCTTAACCATCGCAAGCTGTATCGCCACGCTGTTGGTTCGTCCGCAGGTCACCAAAAATTACACTTCGCATCCAGTGGGATTTGTAATTCCTATTCTGGTGGCGGCGAGTCTGATCGCCATGTTCCTTGCGCATCGCGGGGCAAATGATCGAAGAGCATTCCTCAGCTCCTGCGCGTATCTCACTTTCATGCTGGTTGGAGCTGCTTATGCGCTGTATCCCTCCGTACTGCCCTCGAGCAACCGTGCCGTCGATGACCTCACGATTTACAACACGGCGGCTGGGTCATATTCGCTGACTTACGGCGTGATCTGGTGGGCAGTCGGCATCGCCATCGCAATCGGCTACTTTGTCCTCATTTATCGCATGTTCCGCGGCAAAGTGTCGCTCCAAAGCGGCGAGCACGGATACTAA
- a CDS encoding TonB-dependent receptor, producing MNRREIRGTVEDLSHAAISGANVVLKQGTSRRTATTNEQGGFAFSASHEAAELIISATGFADSHRSIDAGSSDVVLFILLQPAVVSTEVDVTASRTTLALSETPSSLQVIGADQIRTSGALEVDDVLRQVAGFDLFRRNSSRTSNPTTQGVSMRGVGSSGASRAAILLDGVPATDPFGGWMNWSQIPREAVESVEMLRGGASDLYGGQALSGAVQLLTRAPEATEADLDLSYGNQTTPNASAYFGTATGKWLSSLAGEYFSTNGYIPVQPSQRGAVDNPASSLHRNGELQIQRQLSQRSRFFVRGLGYDDSRHNGTIIELNRTRAWQAAAGFDWSGAADDVLQLRGYGGAEDYHQTFASVAAGRNSESLARVQQVPSRQWGFSAQYLRPITRRQTFLGGVDFSQVTGQSDDEIFINATPSSAVNAGGRDRSTGVFIEDIARITRRWILTGVLRFDDWQTVSGFNRTTALPSRQSTLTAFPDRSETAVNPKLATHYQINDRLAVRGSVYRSFRSPTLNELYRSFRLGNILTQANQQLVAERLTGWELGPAEKLFNGKLNLFQGFFWADVHRPIANVTQSVTPALITRQRQNLGSTRVRGLEAQAELGLAKFTGIAAQYQFVDAVVTSFPADPTLVGLRVPEVPHNEFTFQFHYNNPRVLTLAVQGRSSSSAFDDDQNTLTLDSYFKMDAFISRRLNSYVDLYVAGENLLNQHYMVARTPIVTLGSPLVARAGLQLHLRR from the coding sequence GTGAATCGTCGAGAGATTCGGGGTACGGTCGAAGACCTCTCTCACGCTGCGATCTCAGGCGCGAATGTGGTGTTGAAGCAGGGAACTTCCCGTCGAACGGCGACCACGAACGAGCAGGGAGGATTCGCCTTCTCAGCGAGTCATGAGGCTGCTGAACTCATTATCTCTGCGACCGGATTCGCGGACAGTCATAGAAGCATCGACGCCGGCAGCTCGGACGTCGTGCTCTTCATTCTTCTACAGCCCGCAGTTGTGAGTACAGAAGTGGATGTAACCGCTTCCCGCACGACACTGGCGCTCTCCGAAACTCCATCGAGCCTGCAGGTCATTGGCGCCGACCAGATTCGCACCAGCGGAGCGCTCGAGGTTGATGATGTTCTCCGCCAAGTGGCAGGCTTCGATCTGTTTCGTCGCAACAGCAGCCGCACCTCAAATCCAACTACGCAAGGCGTTTCGATGCGCGGAGTCGGATCGAGCGGCGCCAGTCGGGCTGCGATATTGCTCGACGGAGTTCCGGCAACTGATCCCTTCGGTGGCTGGATGAACTGGAGCCAGATTCCGCGGGAAGCGGTCGAGAGCGTCGAGATGCTGCGCGGCGGAGCTTCGGACCTCTATGGTGGTCAGGCACTAAGCGGCGCTGTGCAGCTGCTTACTAGAGCTCCAGAGGCCACCGAAGCCGATCTTGATCTCTCATACGGTAATCAGACGACTCCCAATGCTTCGGCCTATTTCGGAACTGCGACAGGAAAGTGGTTGTCGTCGTTGGCGGGAGAATACTTTTCCACAAACGGCTACATTCCGGTACAGCCCTCGCAGCGCGGCGCCGTCGATAATCCTGCCAGTTCACTCCATCGCAACGGTGAACTGCAGATTCAGCGGCAACTCTCTCAGCGATCCCGCTTCTTCGTTCGCGGGCTTGGCTATGACGACTCGCGCCATAACGGGACCATCATTGAACTGAACCGGACGCGCGCCTGGCAAGCTGCAGCCGGATTCGATTGGTCTGGAGCAGCCGACGACGTTCTACAACTACGCGGGTATGGTGGCGCGGAGGATTATCACCAGACATTTGCGTCGGTAGCTGCGGGCCGCAATAGCGAAAGTCTCGCGCGAGTGCAGCAGGTTCCCTCGCGTCAGTGGGGATTCAGCGCGCAATATCTGCGCCCGATCACACGTCGACAGACTTTCTTAGGGGGCGTCGATTTCTCGCAAGTTACCGGCCAGAGCGATGATGAGATTTTCATCAATGCGACTCCGTCAAGCGCGGTGAATGCAGGTGGGCGCGACCGCAGCACCGGCGTCTTCATCGAAGACATTGCCCGCATTACGCGCCGCTGGATTCTCACGGGCGTGCTCCGTTTCGATGATTGGCAAACTGTCTCCGGATTTAATCGGACGACCGCACTTCCATCGCGGCAGAGTACGCTTACAGCATTTCCCGATCGCTCAGAGACCGCAGTAAATCCGAAGCTCGCGACGCACTACCAGATTAACGACCGGCTCGCGGTTCGAGGTTCTGTCTATCGCTCCTTCCGCTCCCCTACGCTCAACGAACTGTATCGCTCGTTCCGTTTAGGGAACATTCTCACGCAAGCGAATCAGCAACTCGTCGCAGAGAGGCTCACCGGATGGGAGCTAGGCCCGGCGGAAAAGCTGTTCAACGGGAAACTGAATCTTTTCCAGGGATTCTTCTGGGCCGACGTTCACCGCCCGATTGCGAACGTCACCCAAAGTGTTACGCCGGCGCTGATCACGCGACAGCGTCAGAATCTTGGCAGCACGCGCGTGCGCGGGTTGGAGGCACAGGCGGAACTGGGGTTGGCGAAGTTCACGGGAATCGCCGCGCAGTACCAGTTTGTCGATGCCGTGGTCACCTCTTTTCCCGCCGATCCCACTCTGGTTGGCTTACGCGTGCCGGAGGTGCCGCACAATGAATTTACCTTTCAATTCCACTACAACAATCCGCGCGTTCTGACGCTTGCGGTTCAAGGCCGCAGCAGCAGTTCTGCGTTCGACGACGATCAGAACACGCTTACTCTGGATTCCTATTTCAAGATGGACGCGTTTATTTCCCGGCGTCTGAATTCGTACGTCGATCTGTACGTGGCGGGAGAGAATCTTCTCAATCAGCACTACATGGTGGCGCGGACTCCTATTGTGACCCTTGGGTCTCCGCTGGTAGCACGTGCTGGCCTGCAGCTACACCTTCGCCGCTGA
- a CDS encoding sigma-54 dependent transcriptional regulator, with protein MNSILVVDDEADIRKSLRGVLEDEGYKVTAAESGEACLDVLKTRFFDVVLLDIWLPGIDGLETLEKIKQQEDAPEVIIISGHGTIETAVKATKLGAYDFLEKPLSLERTLIVLKNAMQARKLRGENREYRRQLESKSVIVGESVPTKALRQQIALMAPTNGRVLIYGESGTGKELVARAIHNQSLRRENVFTEVNCAAIPEDYIEAELFGFRNSAGPGGSAEKTGTFERADGGTLFLDEVGDMSLKTQSKVLRTLDEQRFTPVGATEPITVDVRVIASTNKNLEEEIAAGNFREDLFYRLNVIPFYVPPLRDRLEDVPLLVRHFLKEFSSRYSRRTREIADDALEALMKYAWPGNVRELRNVIERIVIMNPSAAKIERKHLPPLIYRDGSRRGSTPEFSSLHQARAAYERDYILRKLEESKGNMSRAAEILGMERSHLYRKMKTLGISVKE; from the coding sequence ATGAACTCGATTCTTGTAGTCGATGACGAAGCCGACATTCGCAAGTCTCTGCGCGGCGTGTTGGAAGACGAAGGCTACAAAGTCACTGCAGCCGAAAGCGGCGAGGCCTGTCTCGACGTACTGAAAACGCGCTTTTTCGACGTGGTTCTGCTTGACATCTGGCTGCCCGGGATCGACGGCCTGGAAACGCTGGAGAAGATCAAGCAGCAGGAAGATGCGCCGGAAGTGATCATCATCTCCGGGCACGGGACGATCGAAACCGCAGTCAAAGCCACTAAGCTGGGCGCTTACGACTTCCTCGAAAAGCCGTTGTCGCTCGAACGGACGCTGATTGTGCTGAAGAACGCGATGCAGGCGCGCAAGCTGCGCGGCGAGAATCGCGAATATCGCCGCCAGCTTGAGTCCAAGAGCGTGATCGTTGGTGAGAGCGTCCCGACGAAAGCGCTTCGCCAGCAGATCGCGCTCATGGCGCCAACCAACGGCCGCGTCCTCATCTATGGTGAATCGGGAACCGGAAAGGAGCTGGTGGCGCGGGCCATCCACAACCAAAGCTTACGGCGTGAGAACGTTTTTACCGAAGTCAACTGCGCAGCCATCCCCGAGGACTACATCGAAGCCGAACTGTTCGGCTTTCGCAATTCCGCCGGCCCTGGCGGCTCCGCAGAGAAGACTGGAACCTTCGAGCGCGCGGATGGCGGCACTTTGTTTCTCGACGAGGTCGGCGACATGAGCTTGAAGACGCAATCGAAAGTCCTGCGTACTCTCGACGAACAACGCTTTACTCCCGTCGGTGCAACCGAACCGATTACGGTCGATGTGCGTGTAATCGCGTCAACCAACAAGAACCTCGAAGAGGAGATCGCGGCAGGAAATTTTCGTGAAGATCTGTTCTACCGTCTGAACGTGATTCCTTTTTATGTGCCTCCACTCCGCGATCGCCTGGAAGATGTACCACTGCTGGTACGGCACTTTTTGAAAGAGTTTTCTTCCCGCTACAGTCGCCGTACACGTGAGATCGCCGACGACGCGCTCGAAGCGCTGATGAAGTACGCCTGGCCTGGCAACGTCCGCGAGCTGCGCAACGTGATCGAGCGCATCGTGATCATGAATCCGAGCGCCGCAAAGATCGAACGCAAGCATCTGCCACCCCTCATCTATCGCGATGGATCGAGGCGCGGATCCACACCCGAATTTTCTTCTCTCCACCAGGCTCGCGCGGCGTACGAGCGCGATTACATTCTGCGAAAGCTGGAGGAAAGTAAAGGCAACATGAGTCGCGCCGCCGAAATTCTCGGTATGGAGCGCAGCCACCTCTATCGCAAAATGAAAACGCTCGGAATCTCCGTGAAAGAATAA